The window GTTCACTGTCCGGGCCGCTGATTTCCAGCAGGGCAAAGGCGGAAAGCCAGGTCAGCCCCTGTGTGGCAGGTTGCTCCGGGATGAACCCCTGCGGGTCAATTTGGCCGGGAAGTACGATGGATGCTTCAGACATAATGAATACGGGTCTTGTGTCGGTGATAACAATATGGCCGCAGTTTACTGCAAATTGGTCATACTCTTAACGTTGCAGATTGTGTGGCTATCGGGCTTATACCACCGTCGGGATAGCGGTATCCGCTGCCAGCTTTGATATACTGCGGTTTTATCACCGGCGTGGCCGCACCCTGCGACTGCTGCCGTTTACCTTCTGTTGTTTACTTTTATTGTTTATCTGGGAGTTCCGAGTGTCTGACGAAATTGAAGCAAAACGCGTCCGCTGGCATAGCCGCCGGGGCATGCTGGAGCTGGACGTATTACTGGTTCCTTTTGCCGAAGAAGCTTTTACCGGCCTGAGCGCGGACGATCAGGCCCGCTACCGTCAGCTGCTGGAATGTGAAGATCCGGACCTGTTTACCTGGTTTATGGAGCATCAGGTTCCGGATAATGCCGATCTGGCTCGCATTATTGAACTGGTGCGGGAGCATGCCCGCAACCGCTGAGTGGGTACTGCAGTCATCGCGCCGTCAACGCTGGCTCGATGGCGTCTTTCTGTTGTTTTCCCTGCTGATTCTTGTCTGGCTGCTGCCGTTTTTGTGGTGGTTATGTGCGGCATTTTTCCTGTTGGTTCTGACAGCCTGGGGCTGGCGCCAACCTGTGGTGCGTAAACTCGGTTATGACAGCCGTGGCTGGTGGTTTGAGTATCGTGGTCGCAGGCTGCCGGTGCGCTGGCGCAGTGGCAGTGTAAGGCGGGCGGATGTGCTGATACTGGAGTGGTCGTTCTGGCCCTGGCAGCGGCTGATGATCCGGCCTGACAGCCTGAGCAGTGCGGAGGATTACCGCCGCCTGACGGCGGCGTTATATAACGATCTGCACTGATGCTCCGGGTTTGAGCGGGTTCAGATCCGGGCAGAGCCAGCTCAGAGTTCGCCCAGTTCTTTCAGATATTTAGGCGTCAGCACGGTATCGAAGGCGCGTGGCAGCGGTTGCGGATAGTCACGGCTGAAATGCAGGCCGCGGCTTTCTTTGCGCAGCAGTGCCGAGCGGATGATCACGTCGGCCACATCCACCAGATTGCGCAGCTCAAGTAAGTCATTACTTACCCGGTAGTTGCTGTAAAACTCCTGAATCTCCTGCCGCAGCATCTGCACCCGGTGCTTGGCGCGCACCAGACGTTTGGTGGTGCGTACAATGCCAACGTAGTCCCACATAAAGCGTCGTAACTCGTCCCAGTTATGGGCAATTACCACGTCTTCATCGGAATCAGTCACCTGGCTGGCATCCCAGGCCGGCGCCTTGGGGGCCGGTTCGTTACGGTCGATATTGGCGGCAATATGCGCCGCGGCGGAGCGGGCAAACACCAGGCACTCAAGCAGCGAATTGCTGGCCAGGCGGTTGGCCCCGTGCAGACCGGTGCTGGCGGTTTCGCCGATGGCATACAGGTTTTCGATATCGGTGCGGCCATGGATATCGGTTACCACGCCACCACAGGTGTAGTGCGCCGCCGGTACCACCGGAATCGGCTGGCGGGTAATGTCGATACCCAGTTCCAGACAGCGTTCATAAATAGTAGGGAAGTGCTCTTTGATAAAGTCAGCCGGTTTGTGGCTGATATCGAGGAACAGGCAGTCAGCACCGATGCGCTTCATCTCATGGTCGATGGCGCGGGCGACGATATCCCGTGGTGCCAGTTCGGCGCGTTTATCGAAGCGCTGCATAAAGCGCTGGCCGTTGGGCAGCAACAGCTTGCCACCTTCACCGCGCACCGCTTCGGTAATCAGGAAGGATTTGGCCTGCGGGTGATACAGGCAGGTCGGGTGGAACTGATTGAATTCCATATTGGCGACGCGGCAACCGGCGCGCCAGGCCATGGCGATGCCATCGCCGGAAGCGCCGTCCGGATTACTGGTGTACAGATACACCTTGCTGGCGCCACCGGTGGCAAGCACCACCGAGCGGGCGGTAATGACGTCGACATCGCCGGTATCGTTATTGAGGAAATAGGCACCGATACAGCCATGACCGCCGCTGCCGAGTTTTTCGCGGGTGATCAGATCAATGGCGATGTAGTTCTGCAGCAGCTTGAGGTTGGGCTTTTCTTTCGCCCGTGCCAGCAGCGTATCGGAGATGGCATGGCCGGTCGCATCGGCGGCGTGAATGATGCGCCGTGCGCTGTGGCCACCTTCGCGGGTCAGGTGAAAATGATCCGGACTGTCCTGGGTAAAAGGCACGCCGATATCAATCAGCCACTGGATGGCTGCGGTGGAGTTTTCCACGGTAAAACGCACGCTGGGTTCATGACACAGACCGGCACCGGCGATCAGGGTGTCCTGCACGTGGGCTTCAACACTGTCGTCTTCATCCAGCACCGCCGCCACGCCGCCCTGGGCCCAGCGGGTGGAGCCGGCATCCAGGCTGTCTTTGCTGATGATGGCGGCATTGATGTGATCAGGCAGCGACAGACCCAGCGTCAGGCCGGCGGCACCGCTGCCAATAATAAGAACATCGAAAGAGAAAGATTGGCTCATGCTTTATTGTACGTATCAAAGTGGTGGGCACTATAATGCCGCCGCGGTGGCTTATGCCAGTGCCGGACGGGCCATAACGGACGCTGTACGGGGAAGAACTTTCCGTCCGTCATCGGCCACATTTGCCAGCCATGATACACTCTGGCGGAACTAATCCGAACAAATCCCCTCTATCCTCCCAGAACCAGGTCGACACACTGGCATACAGGAGGCTGGGTAGATGAGCTTAGCAATGGCTGTAGAGACACAGCGCACGACAGCGGAAAAAAGCATGACAGATCAACAATCTACAGATCGGCAACTGGTTGCCCGCGTACAGAAGGGCGACCGGCGCGCGTTCGATCTGCTGGTCATCAAATATCAGCACCGCATTCTGGCGCTGGTCGGACGCTTTGTGCCCGACTTTGCTGAAGCTCAGGACGTTACTCAGGAAGCCTTTATCAAGGCCTACCGGGCGCTGCCCGGCTTTCGTGGTGAAAGTCAGTTTTATACCTGGATGTACCGCATCGCAGTGAATACGGCAAAAAATTATCTGGTCAGCCGTGGGCGTAAAACACCGACCCGCGATATTGATCTGGATGATGCCGAGTTTTTTGCTGACGAAGCTAACATGAAAGATATCGAAACTCCGGATGGTCTGCTGCAGCGCGATCAGTTGCAGAAAGTGGTGTTTGACGCCATCGAAGCCCTGCCGGAGGAGCTGCGTATGGCGGTAACCCTGCGTGAGCTTGAAGGTATGAGCTATGAAGAAATTGCCGAGGTGATGGAATGTCCGATCGGCACCGTACGGTCGCGTATCTTCCGCGCCCGTGAAGCCATTGACCGCAAAATGCAGCCACTGCTGGCCGATACCGCCAGCGCCATTGCCTGACCGGGAGGATAGCAACCGATGAATGAACGCATGAACGAATCCTTATCCGCCCTGATGGACGGTGAAACCGACGAACTGGAAGTCCGCCGTTTACTTAATCAGCTCGAGCAGGACGATGAACTGCGCGGTACCTGGCAGCGTTATCAGATGATTGGTTCACTGATGCGCGGTGAGCCTGCCGCGGCTGTTGATCTGTCACGTGGCATTATGCAGGCGCTGGATGGCGAGCCGATGGATGAAGTGAGCCGTCCACAGCCGGTCGCCGCCAGCAGCCACCGCTTCCGCTGGCTGGCCTCCACTGCCGTTGCTGCATCGGTGACGCTGGCAGTGCTGGTTGGCGTACGTATGAATACGGCCGATCCTGTGGCACTGGTCGCCGAACAGCAAACGCAGGCGCCAGCGCCGGTGCAGCTGGCTTCCGCACCGGTACAGGCACTGTCCGAAGCGGATGCGGCACAGCTTGAAGCTGCCCAGCGTAAACTGCAGGAGTACGTGCTGCAGCATACCGAACAGGCCACCATGACCGGTAGCCGCGCGGCTATTCCTTTTGCCCGTGTGGTGGATTTCCAGCAACCTGCTGAGGGCAGCAAATGAGGGCAGGCAGACTACTGCTTACCCTGAGTTTCAGTCTGCTCGTGCTTAGCACGCAGGCTGAGGAAGGCGCCCGGGGCTGGCTGGAACGCATGACCCAGGCCTTTCAGCAACAGAATTACCGTGGTGTGCTTATGTATGGCGACGGCCAGCAATGGCAAACCCTCGCCATCACCCACGCAGTCATTGATGGTGTGGAGCAGGAAAAACTGCAGCACCTTACCGGCCTGCCGCGCAAAATGGTGCGTCATGGCCATGACATCGTCTGCATTCATCCCGGCGATCACTCTCCACGCCTGAACAGCGAACTCAGCAATCCATTGCACGGTTTTTCCCGGGTAATGGATGTTGATGGCCAGTACCACTTTACTTTAGGTGGCGTTGAACGCATTGCCGGCCGCTTTGCTCAGCGGCTGCAGGTAACGCCTGTGGATGCCGACCGCTATGGTTATCAGCTCTGGCTTGATCAGGTTACCGGTCTGCTGCTGCGCTCTGATCTGCTGAATCATCAGCAACAGGTGCTGGAGCGTTTCCAGTTTGCCCAGATTGAAATTGGGGCTGACATCCCGGCAAGCGCCTTTGAGCCTGATGATCAGGGACATAAACTGACTCTTTACCCTGTTTCCCCCGACCATGAGCAGATCAGTACGGCCGGTATTGGCTGGTTACCTGGTTGGGTTCCGTCTGGTTTTCATATTACGGCAGTGATTCAGGCCGGATCGCCGCAGCCGCAAATGGCGGCTGAACAGAATAATGAGTCAGTTAAGGCCATGAGCAAACTGCCGGTACGCCTGATGTACAGCGATGGTCTGGCGGCGTTTACCCTGTTTATTGATCCGGTCAGCCAGGAGCATCTGCCGGAAATGACCAGCCGCTGGGGCGCAACAGCAGCGGTTGTGCGCTATCGTGATCATTCCGCCAGCGCGGATGATGGTGACAGTCCGGGGCGCTTACGGGTGACGGTAGTCGGTGAATTACCGGCCGATACTATGATCCGTATCGCGACATCGGTCATTCCCGCAACACTGGCAGAACAGAATACCGACAGCGTAAACAGCGCGCTTTCCGCGGCAGAGGAATAAGCAGACGATGAGTCAGGAAATCGTTGAAGTTATAGAGCAGGGCGATGGCGGTATCTGGGTTGAAGCCGTACAGCGCAGCGCCTGCAACAGCTGTAATGCCCGTTCTGGTTGTGGCCAGCACAGCCTGAGTAAGCTCGGTCGGCCGATGCGCCTCTGGGTGAGTACTGAACAGAAATTAAAACCAGGTCAGCAGGTGGTGCTGACGCTGCCCGACGGTAGTCTGGCACTGAGTGCACTGGCTATGTATGGCTTGCCCTTACTGGGCCTGATTGGCGGCGCGGTTATCGGCCAGCTGAGCGGCGGTGATGGCTGGGCCGGTGTGGCTGCACTCGCCGGGCTGGCGGGCGGTTTTGCTCTGGCACGCAGGCTGGCGGCACGCTACGAGTCGCAATGGCAGCCGGCTTTGCAGCCTGGTTGTGAACGTATCCCTATGATCCACTCAGAACACGTTTGAGCAAGGAAAAACCATGACACAGATGATCCGTATGTTAGTGCTGCCTCTGCTGTTACTGGCCTCTGTGGCCCGGGCGGAGTTACCCGATTTCCGTGACCTAGTGAAGGAAACTTCGCCGGCCGTGGTCAATATCAGTACTGTGCAACATATGCAGAATAACGGCTTTCAGCAGCGTTATGGTCTGCCGGAAGATGTGCCGGAAATTTTCCGCCACTTCTTCGGTGCGCCGGGGCAGGGCCCTCGTGGCGGTGAACAGGAGCGCGCATCGCTCGGCTCCGGTTTTATCGTTTCCAAAGATGGCTACATCCTGACGAATAATCATGTGATCAAGGATGCTGACGAAATTGTTGTGCGTCTTAATGATCGCCGTGAGCTGGAAGCCAAACTGATTGGTGCCGATGAAAGCTCTGATCTGGCATTGCTGAAAGTTGAAGCCAAGAATCTGCCAATCGTAGAACTGGGCGATTCCGATGCGCTGGAAGTGGGCGAATGGGTTGTCGCTATTGGTTCACCTTTTGGTTTTGATTACTCGGTGACCGCCGGCATTGTCAGTGCCAAAGGCCGCAGCCTGCCGAACGAAAACTATGTGCCTTTTATCCAGACTGACGTGGCCATTAACCCGGGTAACTCCGGCGGTCCGCTGTTTAATCTGGATGGCAAGGTTGTGGGTATTAACTCCCAGATCTACACCCGCTCCGGTGGTTTTATGGGCGTGTCCTTTGCCATTCCTATCAATGTGGCCATGGATGTTGCCGATCAGCTGAAAGAAAAAGGCAAAGTCAGCCGCGGCTGGCTGGGTGTGGTGATTCAGGAGGTCAGCAAAGATCTGGCAGAATCCTTTGGTCTGGAAAAAGCAGCCGGTGCGCTGGTCGCACAGATTGTGCCTGGCAGTCCGGCGGAAGCGGCAGGCCTGAAAAATGGCGACATCATTACCCACTTCAACGGCAAGTCGATTTACCTGTCGTCCGATCTGCCGCATCAGGTTGGCCGGGTGAAGCCGGGCAGCAGCGTGAAGCTGGACGTGGTGCGCAACGGTAAGCGTAAGAAAATCAACGTGACCATTGGTGTACTGCCGGATGGTGATGGCGCCGAGCTGGCGCTGAATAATGCCAGTCCGAAAGAAAGCACCAGTAACCGTCTGGGTGTGGTGGTCAGCGAGTTGTCTGATGCGCAGCGTAAAAGCGTCGGTGATGGCGTTGTGGTGCGTGATGTGAAACGTGGTCCGGCGGCCTTTGCTGGCCTGGTCAACGGTGACGTTATTACCATGATTGCCGGTGAACCGGTGCGTAATATGGATGACTTTAATAAGGTCGTTGCCAAGTTGCCGGCCAACCGCAGTGTGCCGATGCGCATTGTGCGCCGCGGCGCGGCGATGTTTATCCCGCTGCGGATTACCGAGTAATTGCAGCAACAGACAAAGCCCGGCACTGGCCGGGCTTTGTCGTT of the Thalassolituus hydrocarboniclasticus genome contains:
- a CDS encoding succinate dehydrogenase assembly factor 2 — translated: MSDEIEAKRVRWHSRRGMLELDVLLVPFAEEAFTGLSADDQARYRQLLECEDPDLFTWFMEHQVPDNADLARIIELVREHARNR
- the nadB gene encoding L-aspartate oxidase; translated protein: MSQSFSFDVLIIGSGAAGLTLGLSLPDHINAAIISKDSLDAGSTRWAQGGVAAVLDEDDSVEAHVQDTLIAGAGLCHEPSVRFTVENSTAAIQWLIDIGVPFTQDSPDHFHLTREGGHSARRIIHAADATGHAISDTLLARAKEKPNLKLLQNYIAIDLITREKLGSGGHGCIGAYFLNNDTGDVDVITARSVVLATGGASKVYLYTSNPDGASGDGIAMAWRAGCRVANMEFNQFHPTCLYHPQAKSFLITEAVRGEGGKLLLPNGQRFMQRFDKRAELAPRDIVARAIDHEMKRIGADCLFLDISHKPADFIKEHFPTIYERCLELGIDITRQPIPVVPAAHYTCGGVVTDIHGRTDIENLYAIGETASTGLHGANRLASNSLLECLVFARSAAAHIAANIDRNEPAPKAPAWDASQVTDSDEDVVIAHNWDELRRFMWDYVGIVRTTKRLVRAKHRVQMLRQEIQEFYSNYRVSNDLLELRNLVDVADVIIRSALLRKESRGLHFSRDYPQPLPRAFDTVLTPKYLKELGEL
- the rpoE gene encoding RNA polymerase sigma factor RpoE — translated: MTDQQSTDRQLVARVQKGDRRAFDLLVIKYQHRILALVGRFVPDFAEAQDVTQEAFIKAYRALPGFRGESQFYTWMYRIAVNTAKNYLVSRGRKTPTRDIDLDDAEFFADEANMKDIETPDGLLQRDQLQKVVFDAIEALPEELRMAVTLRELEGMSYEEIAEVMECPIGTVRSRIFRAREAIDRKMQPLLADTASAIA
- a CDS encoding sigma-E factor negative regulatory protein — encoded protein: MNERMNESLSALMDGETDELEVRRLLNQLEQDDELRGTWQRYQMIGSLMRGEPAAAVDLSRGIMQALDGEPMDEVSRPQPVAASSHRFRWLASTAVAASVTLAVLVGVRMNTADPVALVAEQQTQAPAPVQLASAPVQALSEADAAQLEAAQRKLQEYVLQHTEQATMTGSRAAIPFARVVDFQQPAEGSK
- a CDS encoding MucB/RseB C-terminal domain-containing protein is translated as MRAGRLLLTLSFSLLVLSTQAEEGARGWLERMTQAFQQQNYRGVLMYGDGQQWQTLAITHAVIDGVEQEKLQHLTGLPRKMVRHGHDIVCIHPGDHSPRLNSELSNPLHGFSRVMDVDGQYHFTLGGVERIAGRFAQRLQVTPVDADRYGYQLWLDQVTGLLLRSDLLNHQQQVLERFQFAQIEIGADIPASAFEPDDQGHKLTLYPVSPDHEQISTAGIGWLPGWVPSGFHITAVIQAGSPQPQMAAEQNNESVKAMSKLPVRLMYSDGLAAFTLFIDPVSQEHLPEMTSRWGATAAVVRYRDHSASADDGDSPGRLRVTVVGELPADTMIRIATSVIPATLAEQNTDSVNSALSAAEE
- a CDS encoding SoxR reducing system RseC family protein, which encodes MSQEIVEVIEQGDGGIWVEAVQRSACNSCNARSGCGQHSLSKLGRPMRLWVSTEQKLKPGQQVVLTLPDGSLALSALAMYGLPLLGLIGGAVIGQLSGGDGWAGVAALAGLAGGFALARRLAARYESQWQPALQPGCERIPMIHSEHV
- a CDS encoding DegQ family serine endoprotease, with product MTQMIRMLVLPLLLLASVARAELPDFRDLVKETSPAVVNISTVQHMQNNGFQQRYGLPEDVPEIFRHFFGAPGQGPRGGEQERASLGSGFIVSKDGYILTNNHVIKDADEIVVRLNDRRELEAKLIGADESSDLALLKVEAKNLPIVELGDSDALEVGEWVVAIGSPFGFDYSVTAGIVSAKGRSLPNENYVPFIQTDVAINPGNSGGPLFNLDGKVVGINSQIYTRSGGFMGVSFAIPINVAMDVADQLKEKGKVSRGWLGVVIQEVSKDLAESFGLEKAAGALVAQIVPGSPAEAAGLKNGDIITHFNGKSIYLSSDLPHQVGRVKPGSSVKLDVVRNGKRKKINVTIGVLPDGDGAELALNNASPKESTSNRLGVVVSELSDAQRKSVGDGVVVRDVKRGPAAFAGLVNGDVITMIAGEPVRNMDDFNKVVAKLPANRSVPMRIVRRGAAMFIPLRITE